The DNA region ATTTCATACGGTAAGACGAGGTTCTGGAGTCCATCCGTCGCTCGAAGTGTTTCGAGCGTTGAATCGGCAATGCCATCACGTGGAACCAGGTTCGGAACTATTCCGAGGATTTCGACATCGATACCAAACGCTGATTCGATTTCTTCGAATTCGTCGAGCGCCATATCGAGTGCATCGAGTGAGGAGTCTTCCGCTTGAATCGGAATCAGGACCTGTTGTGTGGCGAGGATTGCATTGTCCGTGAGGACTCCGAGATTCGGGGGACTGTCGACAATGACGAAATCGTATGCATCTTCGGGCAGATCCGAGAGGAGTGTTTCAAGCCGCCGCTCTCGGTTGCGGGCGTTATGTAGTGCATCGGTGACGCCACGCATATCGTAGTTACTGGGGATTAGGTCAATCCCCTCTTCAGTTGAGACGATGAGATCTTCGAATGGACTGTCGCTTTCACCAACAAGGTGTAGCGCCAAATTGTCTGTTTCTGACCGATATAGGTCTTCCCGGAGTCCATAGTGAGCCATAAGATATCCTTGTGGATCGAGATCGATGGCCAGGACATCGTGGCCGTGCTGAGCGAGGCCAGCGGCGAGATGCGCGGCGATCGTTGTTTTTCCAACCCCGCCTTTCTGATTAGTGATCGCAATTCGTTGCATCGTGAACACGAGTACCTCATAAGATGTATTAATGCTTCTGGTGGAGAGCATCAGGAAATGCTTTGCATTATACAATGCAGTAAATTCCAGCCTGTAGCACTGCTGCCTGACACAAATTAACTGACAAGCACGAGCAGCGGACGGTTGTACGCCCGAAGAACTGGTGAGACTCACCCACTACTCCAACCGGGTAGCGACAGCCAGATCCCGACTCGCCGAGCCGGTAAAAGGTATCGTGAACAGATCGTCTACTTGTTCGGTGGGTGGTGAACTGCTTCGATAAGGTGTTTTATTGACCACCTGTTGAGAGGTTCCGTGAGGATAGTAAGGAGTCGTGATGGGCCCTGTCGGATTCGAACCAACGACCACTCGGTATCTCCCAACACCACGAATCCATGTGGTGGCACGGTGGATCCGCAATCCTGTTATGAGCCGAGCGCTCGTACCACTGAGCTAAGGGCCCGTGATCGTCTTGCTGGCGAGTGTTCTGGGGCCCATGGCATAAATTCTCTCTATCGTCCGTCGTGGCTGCGACCACTGTTCGTTGGCTGAGTTGTCGTCAAGTTCCATATACTCCAACAGCGAGGCCAACTTATTCATCGTCGAAGACGTCACTAACGTCCTCGGCGAGGTCACCAGCGTCGATGTGCTGGTAGGCCTTTGCGGTGGTCTGTGGGTCCTCGTGTCGGAGCGCACGCTGAGCTGCCCCGGGCCCACGCTCGCGATAGAGCGTGTCGCCGAGACCACGGCGTGCACCGTGGGCCTGGAGATAATNAGCGCACGCTGAGCTGCCCCGGGCCCACGCTCGCGATAGAGCGTGTCGCCGAGACCACGGCGTGCACCGTGGGCCTGGAGATAATCGGCAGCCCCTTCGGGATCGATCCCCGCCTTATCGCACAGTTCGCGGAGGATTCGTCGAACGCTCCGCTTGGTGAGGTTCTGTGGCGGAATCTCGTGTTCACGAAGGACCTCTTCGACATCACTCTCGTCGAGGAGTGTCTCGACCTCTTCGTCGTCGAAGCCACGCTCGGAAAGCTCCTCACGTGCCTGTTGATAGAGCGTAGGAGCATGCGCAGTAGGAAAGACAGGCCACTCGTTGTTTAGTGGTCGCTGGACCGTTCGATGGCGTTCAAGCGCACTACGTGTCTGTCGTGGGAGCTGAGCATCCTGCCACTCTTGGGTTTTTCCGAGGACACGCAGAGAGCCTCCCTCGAGATCAACATCGTTCCAGAGGAGTCCCTGTCGTCGGTCATCGCGGGTATCACGAGCGATCTCGGCAGTGCGACAGCCTGAGAACGCGAGCACGCGCATGAGCGCGCGATCACGCACTTCGATAGTTGCGTCATAGCCCTTCTCGTCGACAGCATCATGGGCGCGTTTGTCGACAAATCGGAGTAACCGAGTACGATCTTCAGCCGACCAGAACTGCTGGGTGGTGCGTTCGCCGGAGTCCTGCGGGAGTTCGGTTTTGGCACGACGGGCGAGCGCTGGATTCGTCGAAATGCGTTCGTCCTCGACGCACCATGTGAGGAAGCCGCTGATAGTCGCGTAATAGGTCCGGGCGGAGGCAGGCGTGATTCCCGTTTCTGGATCGCTTTCTCGCGCCCGAGCTCGTCGCCGGAGGCGCTGGGCGTATCGACGCATGCTCTGACTGTCGAGGTCCTCCAGATCATCGACACCGTGTCTTTGAAGCCACTCACTCCACCGACTAAGCACGTTCTCAGCGAGTGCGCGGTAGTTCCCCGAATCGTTACCTTTCTGCTTGGCGTCGAGGAACGCCTCGACAGCACTGTCAAAATCGATATCCCGCTCTGGATCGGAATTCATAGCACTGTGAGAGGATCGCATAGGGTGACTTGATCAGCGACGTTCTGGCGTTCCGTAATCGCTCGAACCGTCTCACGAAGCTTTCTATCAGCCGTGACCAGTGTAACACCCTCATCCTGTGCGAGCTCGGTGACGAGTGCAGGAATGTACTGATCGGCCTTGACGTCGTGTTCTGGAAGTGAGTTATCGGCAATACGGCGGCGTGCTTCGTCGATCACGCCACTATACGCGTCGTAGTCCGGGCTATGAAGCACGAGATATCCCTCGTCGATGAGGTTCTGAATGGCTCGTGCCGCGGCTCGATGGTTGTCTGGGGCGTTTTCGGCATCGAGCACGTCATCGACGAGTTCCTGTTTGACTGATCGGGGGAGGACGAGTTTCGCATCGGCTTCGACGGCGGCGTGAACGCGCTCGGGAAACGTTCGCCCGTGCATGATGACGGCGTTTGCGTCGAGAACGATAACACTCATCGGTCGAAGAGTTCGAGTTCGGCGGCGAGGCGAAGGAAATCGGCGTGGGTCATTTCGAGATTGGCGCTGGCTTCGCGGTAGGTGAGTTCGCCTGCGTCGACCCGCTCCCAGATATCGAGGACTTCTTCGACAATTCCGTCACCATACTCAGCGAGCATGTAGTCGACCGTCTCGGATTCAGCCGCGACAGCTGTAGAGATCGCGTCCAACGAGAGATGGATATCGAAATCGACAGGGGAGTAGACTGCTGGTTTACCCTTCTCTCGATAGAGTAACCCTGCTTCGGCGAGGTCACGACAGTACTCGTGGGCAGTGGTATGGGGAAAGCCGAACTCGTCTTTGAGGTCGGTTACAGGGAATTGGCCGTGTTCAGCAGCGTAACCGAGGATGTCGAGCTTTCTGTCGTTGGCTAACTGCTCGAAGACAGAGTGGAGCCGTTTCCGGGAGAGGGGCGTGTTGTCGGTCGTGCTCATTCTATTTTCACGTATATACGAAGTTTCTGAATACGCCTAACTCTTTCGCCTGGCTTCTGCTCGCAACGAGGAGACGGTTTTCGGTAATTGTGGCTGAAACCTCGAGAAGCGCTGTCCTGAGTCGGATGCATGATCTATGCTTCACCGAGGGCGCGGGGATGCATAAATCCACGTCGGTTTATCCGGTTAAGCGGACGTGATTGGTCAAACGGAGAAATCGCCATACTGCGACCGGATTCTGGCTATTACACTGTATACCGCTATATCGAAGTCGCGGCCCAGGAGGCCAAGATAGAGGGGC from Halococcus salifodinae DSM 8989 includes:
- a CDS encoding ParA family protein, producing MQRIAITNQKGGVGKTTIAAHLAAGLAQHGHDVLAIDLDPQGYLMAHYGLREDLYRSETDNLALHLVGESDSPFEDLIVSTEEGIDLIPSNYDMRGVTDALHNARNRERRLETLLSDLPEDAYDFVIVDSPPNLGVLTDNAILATQQVLIPIQAEDSSLDALDMALDEFEEIESAFGIDVEILGIVPNLVPRDGIADSTLETLRATDGLQNLVLPYEIRKRADIKYAMRHGQTLYTYDDESDMIPVFDQLTNDVEEAVH
- a CDS encoding helix-turn-helix domain-containing protein — protein: MSTTDNTPLSRKRLHSVFEQLANDRKLDILGYAAEHGQFPVTDLKDEFGFPHTTAHEYCRDLAEAGLLYREKGKPAVYSPVDFDIHLSLDAISTAVAAESETVDYMLAEYGDGIVEEVLDIWERVDAGELTYREASANLEMTHADFLRLAAELELFDR